The following DNA comes from Saccharomyces cerevisiae S288C chromosome XIII, complete sequence.
ATGTTATCGTGTCTTTGGTGGAACCTCGAACCTCAGGAATCTAAACCTACCATTGACCATTAGAAATATAATTCTAGCACTGTAATTAATTGAACTGTATATTCTTTCATAATTTATTAAGACACTTTTACTTTTCTCTACGCTCTCAATAAGTTATTGTTGATCCAGATCATCTCGATATTGCCGTCATTTTCGGTTAAGGTAGGCGCTTTTACGAAACACATgccagaaaaaaaagtgagGAAGGAAGGTACAATGAAAACAGGGTGAACGCCACTTCTTTTCACCCAAGTTGTAAGAGAAATAATAGTAAAAGCAATCGAATTTGGATTCTATAAAACACCACTGaggcgaaaaaaaaagtaatggACAATTACGAAGGCAGTGATCCTTGGAATACCAGTTCTAATGCATGGACTAAGGATGATGATCACGTCGTTTCTACCACCAATAGTGAACCCAGCCTCAACGGAATCTCTGGTGAGTTTAACACCTTGAACTTTTCAACACCTCTGGACACAAATGAGGAGGATACTGGTTTTTTACCGACCAACGATGTGCTTGAAGAAAGTATCTGGGATGATAGTAGAAATCCTCTTGGTGCAACTGGCATGAGCCAAACTCCCAATATAGCGGCCAATGAGACAGTTATAGATAAGAATGATGCTAGAGATCAGAATATAGAAGAATCTGAAGCCGACTTACTTGATTGGACTAACAACGTTAGAAAAACATACAGACCTCTAGATGCCgacatcatcatcattgaAGAGATACCTGAAAGAGAGGGTTTACTTTTCAAGCACGCAAACTATTTAGTGAAACATCTCATTGCTCTTCCAAGTACCTCGCCTTCTGAAGAACGTACTGTCGTAAGAAGATACTCTGATTTCTTATGGTTAAGAGAAATTCTGCTGAAAAGATACCCTTTTAGAATGATCCCTGAGCTACCTCCCAAAAGAATTGGATCCCAAAACGCAGACCAgctttttttgaagaaaagaagaatagGGTTATCTAGATTCATTAATTTGGTAATGAAACACCCTAAATTAAGTAATGATGATTTAGTGTTAACATTTTTAACCGTACGCACTGACTTAACAAGTTGGAGAAAGCAAGCAACCTATGACACTTCAAACGAATTCGCTGATAAAAAGATATCACAAGAATTTATGAAAATGTGGAAAAAAGAGTTTGCAGAACAATGGAACCAGGCTGCATCTTGTATCGATACCTCGATGGAATTATGGTATAGAATCACGCTTCTCTTGGAAAGgcatgaaaaaagaattatgCAAATGGTACAcgaaagaaatttttttgagacACTAGTGGATAACTTTAGCGAAGTGACTCCAAAACTATATCCGGTACAACAAAATGATACCATATTGGACATTAATAACAATTTGAGTATAATTAAAAAACACCTAGAAACTACGAGTAGTATCTGCAAACaagaaacagaagaaatatCGGGAACGTTATCgccaaaattcaaaattttcacgGACATCTTACTTTCTTTGAGAAGTTTATTTGAGAGATACAAAATTATGGCTGCAAATAACGTAGTTGAATTGCAAAGACATGTCGAATTGAACAAAGAGAAATTGGAATCGATGAAAGGAAAACCAGATGTCAGTGGAGCAGAGTACGAcaggataaaaaaaatcatacaGAAGGATAGAAGAAGCATAATAGAGCAATCAAACAGAGCTTGGTTGATAAGACAATGTATTTTGGAAGAGTTTACAATCTTTCAGGAAACCCAATTTTTAATAACACGTGCCTTCCAGGATTGGGCAAAATTGAACTCCAACCATGCCGGTCTCAAACTGAATGAGTGGGAAAAGCTCGTCACAAGCATCATGGATATGCCGATTTCTCGTGAATAAATTTTACGGAGTGAAGACTAACCACTTAGTCTGCCAAAACATTATTGAAGGATATCCAACAGATGTAATTGACGTACTAAACAGAGAAATAATTAGGTAAATAGAGTAAAGATATGTACCACTATAAATTgttatttatttgtttttcaattttaaatACAGTGTATGAAGCCTAATTCGGATATTATAGGTTCCCATATTTATTAGAAGGTAACAAATCTTTCGATAATTTGGATTAGATAGCCTTATAATATGCCGGACAAACGACGCCCGCTAAAAATGTGTATTCTCCAGTATTCAATATTCGTCATAAATGATcttaatttgaaaaagtgaATGAACTGAACATCGATAAGTCGAATGTGGTCCGTGTAATAGCTCAAATGGGAAAGTTTTTCTAATCAGCATTCTGTATAACCTCACCTGCACGTAATCTAAAGTGCTTTTATCGATTGGTAGTGCACATATTGTCTTTCGGCATCATATCACATAATGGCAAATTCGCCGAAAAAGCCATCTGATGGCACTGGAGTATCAGCGTCAGACACGCCTAAATATCAACATACCGTCCCAGAAACGAAACCAGCATTTAATTTGTCACCAGGTAAAGCTAGTGAGCTATCACATAGCCTTCCGTCGCCTAGCCAGATAAAATCAACCGCACATGTATCTTCAACTCACAATGATGCGGCAGGTAATACGGATGATTCTGTTCTTCCTAAAAATGTATCACCCACAACTAATTTGAGAGTTGAAAGTAATGGAGATACAAACAATATGTTCTCTAGCCCTGCTGGACTAGCTCTACCAAAAAAggatgataaaaaaaaaaacaagggTACGAGTAAAGCAGATTCTAAAGATGGCAAAGCATCCAACTCCTCAGGACAGAATGCACAACAACAATCAGACCCAAATAAAATGCAAGATGTCCTTTTTTCCGCAGGTATCGATGTTAGGGAG
Coding sequences within:
- the MVP1 gene encoding Mvp1p (Protein required for sorting proteins to the vacuole; Mvp1p and Vps1p act in concert to promote membrane traffic to the vacuole; participates in transcription initiation and/or early elongation of specific genes; interacts with 'foot domain' of RNA polymerase II; deletion results in abnormal CTD-Ser5 phosphorylation of RNA polymerase II at specific promoter regions; protein abundance increases in response to DNA replication stress), whose translation is MDNYEGSDPWNTSSNAWTKDDDHVVSTTNSEPSLNGISGEFNTLNFSTPLDTNEEDTGFLPTNDVLEESIWDDSRNPLGATGMSQTPNIAANETVIDKNDARDQNIEESEADLLDWTNNVRKTYRPLDADIIIIEEIPEREGLLFKHANYLVKHLIALPSTSPSEERTVVRRYSDFLWLREILLKRYPFRMIPELPPKRIGSQNADQLFLKKRRIGLSRFINLVMKHPKLSNDDLVLTFLTVRTDLTSWRKQATYDTSNEFADKKISQEFMKMWKKEFAEQWNQAASCIDTSMELWYRITLLLERHEKRIMQMVHERNFFETLVDNFSEVTPKLYPVQQNDTILDINNNLSIIKKHLETTSSICKQETEEISGTLSPKFKIFTDILLSLRSLFERYKIMAANNVVELQRHVELNKEKLESMKGKPDVSGAEYDRIKKIIQKDRRSIIEQSNRAWLIRQCILEEFTIFQETQFLITRAFQDWAKLNSNHAGLKLNEWEKLVTSIMDMPISRE